The proteins below come from a single Trichocoleus sp. FACHB-46 genomic window:
- a CDS encoding SDR family oxidoreductase, translating into MAKTILITGTSSGLGKATARLFAHEGWNVVATMRQPEKEQELVQLPNVFVTRLDVQDRVSITTAIEAAIARFGQIDVLVNNAGFGLFGLFEATPPEKVAEQFNVNVFGVMDATRAVLPHFRQNKAGLILNISSGAGVVTLPMLSLYCASKSALEGFSEALSYELTSQNIVVKIIEPGGIANTKFEQRIGIEAVENSAIPDYDRFVVHTNAVFESLRDVRQATEEDVARVIYQAATDGTNRLRYVATEDIQSMMKARRETSEDEYIAFMQTHFGAK; encoded by the coding sequence CTCCTCTGGATTAGGCAAAGCCACTGCACGCCTTTTTGCTCACGAAGGCTGGAATGTTGTAGCTACAATGCGGCAGCCGGAGAAAGAACAAGAACTTGTTCAACTCCCCAACGTGTTTGTCACGCGGCTAGACGTTCAAGATCGCGTGAGCATCACCACAGCAATTGAGGCTGCGATCGCTCGCTTTGGGCAGATCGACGTTTTGGTCAACAATGCTGGCTTTGGGCTCTTCGGGTTGTTCGAGGCAACACCGCCCGAAAAAGTAGCAGAGCAATTCAACGTCAACGTCTTTGGAGTCATGGATGCTACACGTGCGGTTTTGCCGCATTTCCGGCAAAATAAAGCTGGCTTAATCCTGAATATAAGCTCAGGAGCAGGCGTAGTCACGCTGCCAATGCTTTCGCTATATTGCGCTAGCAAATCCGCCCTCGAAGGCTTCAGCGAAGCTCTTTCCTACGAGTTGACCTCGCAAAATATTGTCGTGAAGATCATTGAGCCTGGTGGCATCGCAAACACGAAGTTCGAGCAACGTATCGGCATTGAAGCGGTGGAGAATAGTGCAATTCCTGACTACGATCGCTTTGTCGTACACACCAACGCTGTCTTTGAAAGTCTCCGCGACGTGCGCCAAGCCACAGAGGAGGATGTTGCGAGGGTAATCTACCAGGCAGCAACCGATGGCACAAATCGTTTGCGCTACGTAGCAACAGAAGACATTCAATCGATGATGAAGGCGCGACGGGAAACCTCCGAGGATGAATATATTGCCTTCATGCAAACTCACTTTGGTGCCAAATGA
- a CDS encoding mercuric reductase translates to MDSEYYDDIIIGGGKAGKTLAPVLVADGRKTALVERSLTMIGGGCINLACIPTKTMVASAHVANTVRNSATYGVKTDALTVNLATVIQRKRTVVRSMRDMNLHNLETALGDNLIIGTGQFVAPKTIEVTTAEGKTRHLTAERFFINTGTRPSIPLVPGLEETGFLTSESIMELEHLPEHLIVLGSGYIGLEFAQMFKRFGSRVTVIGQSEQILSQQDPDIAIAVQALLERDGIEFLLKAKVLRADRAGNATELQIQVADQKITLQGSHLLIAVGRVPTTISLNLAAAGVATDARGFISVNDRLETNIPGIWALGDINGGPQYTHVSLDDYRIVKANLIDGGNCSTCDRLIPSCLFIDPELAHVGLTETEAQQQGYAPRVAKLDASAIPRARTLGQTDGLLKAIVDIETGRILGCSLLCHEAGEMISTVQMVMQVRMPYTILRDGVLTHPTMTEGLNLLFSKL, encoded by the coding sequence ATGGATTCTGAGTACTACGACGACATTATTATTGGCGGCGGTAAAGCAGGTAAAACACTTGCACCAGTACTAGTTGCTGACGGACGTAAAACAGCACTGGTTGAACGCAGCTTAACCATGATTGGTGGCGGGTGCATTAATCTCGCCTGCATTCCCACCAAAACGATGGTAGCGAGTGCTCACGTTGCAAATACAGTGCGAAATAGTGCTACCTATGGAGTTAAAACAGATGCACTCACCGTTAATTTAGCCACCGTAATTCAACGCAAACGAACGGTTGTCCGATCCATGCGTGACATGAATTTGCACAACCTAGAAACTGCTTTAGGCGACAACCTGATCATTGGAACAGGACAATTCGTTGCGCCCAAAACAATCGAAGTGACAACCGCCGAAGGTAAAACCCGGCACCTCACCGCAGAACGATTCTTTATCAATACAGGTACAAGGCCGTCAATTCCGCTGGTGCCTGGACTCGAAGAAACTGGTTTTTTGACCAGTGAATCGATCATGGAGCTAGAGCATTTGCCAGAACATCTGATTGTTCTCGGTAGCGGCTACATTGGCTTGGAATTTGCTCAGATGTTCAAGCGCTTTGGCTCTCGCGTCACTGTGATTGGGCAAAGTGAGCAAATTCTGTCACAGCAAGACCCCGACATTGCGATCGCTGTTCAAGCCCTTTTAGAGCGAGACGGTATTGAATTCTTGTTGAAGGCAAAGGTGTTAAGAGCCGATCGCGCTGGTAATGCGACTGAGCTACAAATTCAAGTCGCTGATCAGAAAATAACTCTCCAGGGTTCACATCTGCTCATCGCTGTTGGGCGTGTGCCTACCACCATCTCCTTAAATCTAGCTGCTGCGGGCGTAGCGACCGATGCCCGTGGGTTTATCTCAGTCAACGATCGTCTGGAGACCAACATACCGGGAATTTGGGCATTGGGCGATATCAATGGAGGACCACAATATACTCATGTATCCCTCGATGATTACCGCATCGTCAAAGCAAATCTGATTGATGGCGGCAACTGTAGCACCTGCGATCGCTTGATTCCATCCTGTCTTTTCATCGATCCAGAATTAGCGCATGTGGGCCTGACCGAAACCGAAGCACAGCAACAAGGCTATGCCCCTCGCGTGGCAAAACTGGATGCTTCAGCGATTCCCAGAGCGCGAACATTGGGGCAAACTGATGGACTGCTGAAGGCGATCGTGGACATCGAGACAGGTAGAATTCTCGGTTGTTCACTGTTATGCCATGAAGCGGGTGAAATGATTTCGACGGTGCAGATGGTGATGCAAGTGAGGATGCCTTATACCATTCTACGAGATGGTGTGTTGACTCATCCCACCATGACTGAGGGGTTAAATCTGTTGTTCTCGAAGCTGTAA
- a CDS encoding nuclear transport factor 2 family protein, translating to MPNQPASEIELLRAAYAAFNARDIDAALALMTPDVHWPRAFKGGFVRGAEEVRAYWTEPWSEINPHVEPIIFYPKDAGQVLVEVHQVVRNLAGAMLADEHVGHRFTIEHGLIQAMEVCSLPSSGLGT from the coding sequence ATGCCAAATCAACCTGCGTCAGAAATCGAGCTGCTACGCGCAGCGTATGCAGCCTTCAACGCGCGTGACATTGATGCTGCCCTCGCCCTCATGACGCCCGACGTGCATTGGCCGAGAGCATTCAAAGGCGGTTTTGTCCGTGGGGCTGAGGAAGTCCGCGCTTACTGGACAGAGCCGTGGAGCGAGATCAATCCGCACGTCGAGCCGATTATCTTTTACCCGAAGGACGCTGGGCAGGTCTTGGTCGAGGTGCATCAGGTCGTACGCAATCTGGCCGGAGCCATGCTTGCCGACGAACACGTTGGCCACCGTTTTACCATTGAACATGGCTTGATCCAAGCGATGGAAGTCTGTTCCCTCCCATCGTCCGGCCTCGGTACCTAA